Within Vigna unguiculata cultivar IT97K-499-35 chromosome 2, ASM411807v1, whole genome shotgun sequence, the genomic segment CCGGCCCAGCCCAGCCCAAGAAGGAAGAAATAGAGCCGTTAGGGAGAATTTGATTACAAAAGGTGAAGGAGGGGGCGCCGAAATTGCAGAGTCTGAGTAGTGTGACCACACATGACGCAGCCCAAAGCACCCCTTCCCTTCAAATTGTAGGCCAAGGGTGAATCCGTCCAAACACAGTGTCCCACACAATTCAAATTTTGGATCGTTGGTCGTTACTCACTTACCTCACGCGGGTCCCACACTAACCAGACAAACAAGATTACAAAACCGATGTTTCCCATTTCTATTTTACACTTATCctaattatcaattaattaaaataataatataatactatTTCTCTTTCTATCCCCTGTGGCTGTGGTGTAATTACGAAACCTCAACACTCAACTGAAAACACTTCGAGAGTGGCACTGCCAAATTTTCTTTCAGTTCGCGAGTTTGAACGcacacaaaatatttatttacattaaatataatatacattataataatgatgatgGATGGCGGTGCGATTTGACATTTGAACCAAAACCTATCTCAgcgaggaagaagatgatgatgatggaggAGGAGGAAGACATGGAGATAGAAGAGCCACTGATGTTTGTTGCTCATGAGATTGATTTGGATTATGAGTTCGACGCAGTTCGATTCTTCGATTTCAGTGTGCAAGAAACTCCTGATCAAGCTCTCCAAGCTCAACAATGGTTTCAATCCGCCGTCAGCTACCCTCCTTCCCGTCCGTTTAACcctctctttcttcctttctttcatACCTCTTCATAAATGTCCGTTGTTTGCTTTTAatcactcttttttttatttcagctTTTGTGGCGAAGCTAGTGGTAAGAGAGGACGAATCAGAGGGTCTGGAATGCGCAACCACCGTTCACGGTGCCAAGCCTAATAATGTTCCGTCGGGGATTGGATTTTTGCGCTCCGTTTTTCACTATGACGGTGGTAGGCAATCTACTTCCCTTATTCTATTAACTTCACTCTCGTGCCGCTGAACACAGTCTGGATTATTGTGCGCATTTGTCACTTCCGTATTTAACTTTATGCTCATTTTAATCCTGATTTTTCAAAACGACATTCACTTTGATCCAATCCTTTTTACGCAAAAGATTAGGGATTAATGTGAGAATTTTGTAAAGGACTATGATGAACTACACTTTCAATGTCAGGAATAGAAGGAGAGTTGACTCCAATTTTgtactaataaatattttagaaggAGAGCTCACTGATGTATTTTTTTCTACACTCCAGGTTCAAAAGGAGGAGATGAGAGCGGGAACATCTCTGCCTTGCTGAGTGGAGTTCCACGGGATGTTAACGGGAACCTGTTACAAGTAACTCCAGGTAACCAATCTTATGGATGGCGTGGTGATAGATTTGCTGAGTAAGGAAAgacagtttttaaaaaaaataaaaattgctaaGCATCAACTGATTAGTTGCACCACTTTAAAATTTGGCTTCAtgaaaaataaagttctttaaACCCAATCCGTATCGGAGACAAACATGGAGCCATTAGattcttcttctattatttaggacattatgtttttttggatttttctttaAGTTTTTTTCCCCTTACTCTCTATCTCGAACTGTTTTTTTCCACCCCTTTGAGCTTGACATCCAATTATATCGTTCCAGGACTGACCTTTAGTAGCAAGACAATCAATGGCAATTTGAGTTCAAAAGTTAAATCTGCTGCCATGAAGGGTTCAACACTAATGAAACCTACTGCTAGTCAGTTGGCTAAGCAAAATCGGCCCCATCAAATTGTTAGCTCAAGGTGATCGTTGGAGAAAATTGCCCCTTTCTCAACATTCAAGGCGTGAATTATTAGTAAAATTCAAACAGTCAACACTATTTGATTAGTTGGAAAGCtccttttttaaatgaattatatcACTGCATTTTGCCATGagatatatttttgttcaaacaTGGTGCTTTTATTTAAATGCTTTCTTGCTTGGATGGTCACTCTGTCCATATGAAGCCAAGCATGCCGGAGTATTACTGCATTTAGTCCCTACTTACTCTCAAGTTCTGTGATGTTTTATGGTACAAAATAAACTGCTTTTCCTTATATTATCTATAACTCAACTATTCCTTTGTCCTCCTCAGGTTTCAGAAAGTACAAGATGgcaacaaaaaaatgaattcgTCTACGTCTTTTGGCATAGAGTGTCAAGCCGCCAAACGACAGAAATTAGAAGGTGGCAGCTTGCACAAGGTCTGTAAATTTGACTTATCTACTTCTGCCTGTAATTATCTTATAGCTGAAGTGGCAACTGTTACTTATGTCTCTGCTTATGTTTGGATATAAGCCAGAAATTGAACTTTTAGTGCTGTAAAATTTTGTTTCGGCTCTCAATGAGTTGCTGATGATACATTTGTGGTTAAAATTGTTTTCCTTCTTATGTATCAGAAATGCTTTAAGAAAGTTACAAGAACTTAGTATCTTTTTGTGGTGAACAATTACATCATAGattattagaattaattttgGCTCCATGTTTACTGGGTAGCATGGAAGTACTTGAAACCATGAACCGAGAATTTAAATGTGTCTTTGCCAGCATTCCATTTACTTTTGACAGGGCAGTTGAAATTGCTTACTGTGTCTTTTTATGATAATAGGTTGGTGATGTGAAGCAGCACGTTAATTTTGTCCACAAGGCACCTAAGAAGGTAAGGACTGTGATGCAGACTGCTTGCGTAGATTGTACAtgtcaaatattattgatttgTATGATGCTCATATTTTGTCCCatgtattttttgttgttattcaTTATTGCTTTCCCTATTTGATTTTTTCTCGTAAACAAAGAACAAAAATCCATCCtcattgtttttcaaatttgaatagCTAAAGTAGTTGTTAAATTCCTCATAGCAAAGGGGATCATATTTAATTAGGGATTGAAAATAGGTCACATGATGGTGCTCTATCAATCTGCATATTATTGCAGGTTGCCAGTGTTGATCAAAATTATGGACATTCCAAGCTGAAGATTACAATTCCTAGAGAGCCTGACTTAGAAACAGCTCACAGAGCACAAAGGATTAGGTTTGTTATTCTAGTGTAGTAAAATCTTTGTGAAGATCAT encodes:
- the LOC114173090 gene encoding protein TPX2-like — protein: MMMMEEEEDMEIEEPLMFVAHEIDLDYEFDAVRFFDFSVQETPDQALQAQQWFQSAVSYPPSPFVAKLVVREDESEGLECATTVHGAKPNNVPSGIGFLRSVFHYDGGSKGGDESGNISALLSGVPRDVNGNLLQVTPGLTFSSKTINGNLSSKVKSAAMKGSTLMKPTASQLAKQNRPHQIVSSRFQKVQDGNKKMNSSTSFGIECQAAKRQKLEGGSLHKVGDVKQHVNFVHKAPKKVASVDQNYGHSKLKITIPREPDLETAHRAQRIRPKNAAEAEVVTVAAPRFKARPLNRKILNAPSLPFSKRSTPRLPEFQEFHLKTQERAMQHTSASSSSSLHCNDSNKDLDKSTTVSAQENRIGDLRRPSAMGAPKHDGLDFAHSFKARPLNKKILSSKGDIGVFRNRKQETTVPMEFNFHTEKRIQHNPPIELFSKMSLTSEVHSNNGSHLKLPRHSKVFREDSKENIGSSFQGNAKETPFIFGGKQIHSRREGCDPEAGTLFTARRSLGIR